The DNA sequence gttttgtcatctgcaaacttaatgatggttttggagttgtgcctggccatgcagtcatgagtgaacatggagtacaggagggaactgagcacgcatccctgaggggccccccgtGTCGAGAATCAGCGTGGCTGATGGGTTGTTACCTACActtccacctgggggcggcccgtcagaaagtccaggattaggccctaatctatggatttcacatgactgggcagtggtgcagccatgggtgggccttggagggcataggcccacccacttggcaggcaggtccacccactggtgacccaggcccagccaattagaattagttttcccccacaaaatggctttattaaagacagaaatactcctcacaTTTTaaagtagccttttattgtccccagcacaaggcctTTGAaaaatttctgggattttttatttcagctcatgaaacatggcaccaacactttacatgttgcgtttatatttttgttcagtgttgtaAGGCCTACATACTGTAGATTAGTGCTTCAACCCTGTTGctggagagctatcctcctgtagtaggttttcaatccaaccacaggtgtaactaacctgattcagctaatcaaCCAGCTAGTTATTAGAATCAGGTTTGCTAGATTATGGTTGGaacaaaaacctacaggacggcagttctccaggaacagggttggagagaccgGTTGTAGATGTCCATAGACTTACATACACCGcttgtctctccctgcctctcaggTCCCGTGCTTCATGATGGAGCAGTGCACTGCCTCAACAGGCTGCCCTTTCTTCTCCAGCTACGGAGTTTTCTTGCAGGTGAGACCCTAAAGTAGCTTCAAAAGAAAAATACCTATGAAACACACaagacaaatcttttcagtctcctgaaaaAAAGATATGTAACAGATCATTgctgtttgactgacagacgtTGATTGCGGGCTGGGATGAGCTGGAGTGTCACCGGGTCTTCAACTTCCTGTGCGACTTCACAAACCTTCCCCGGAAGATCGAGTTGGTCGTCACTGGAAAGCCAGGTGGGTGTCTGTCCCTAAttcagagagagaaggtgtgaggaggaaagagagacagtaaTGTTTCCCCTCTGTGTCTAGGAGCATGTCAGCGGTTGGAGCTGCAGATCCGTGGGTTCTGTCGTCAGGTTCTGTTGGAGCCGTGGAGCAGCCGAAGAGACACTCTGTTCTGGCTCACCAGGATCCTCCAGTCCTGGCCCATGGTCTCACAGGCCAGGCTACTGTTCATACTCTATGGACCACGGCTGCCTGACGGTTAGTATGCAGtgagtttgtgcatgtgtgtacatCCTCCAACCCTGGCCCATggtagagagtgtgagtgtgtgtgtgtgtgtgtgtgtgtattaacagtctGTATTTTTTCCAGGTTCTCTGGGCTGGCAGGAGCAGCTGGGTGCAGGAGTAGCCCAGTGTTCTCTGTGGGACTTGGCCAAGGCTGTGATCCTGCTCCACAGTGACCTGGAGGCTAGAGACTGGACCACTGACACCGTACTGGCCATACTGGAGGAactcacaggtacacacactttAACCTTTTACTGTAGTGGGCTAAATCACGGTCACACGGAGTGATTCTTGGTagccttaaacaaatctactttgaaacaaagtaTTTACCTCACGCACATGGGCTtacaaaaaagaagacacctgtatcatgtcagatatagagcTGAGTTTGCATccaaatattacactttatatacatcacagtagactgaaatataacaaaactgtttgacatagaaacactggattaacacacacacacacctttattcAGGTGCACACAGCGTCTTCGTTGTGCTCATCACATCTCTGGTCTCCCCAGTGCTCCCCCAGGCGTGGCATGTAGAGAGCGTGGCCAGGCTGTTGATCCTGTGTGGGAACAGTCTGTGTTACAGTATTCTGGCTAGCAAGGCTCTCAACGGACGCCTCTTTGAGATCTCACGACTCCTCGTCTACCTCATACTGGTCAgtacacatctgtgtgtgtgagaaggttggctattcaaatcaaatcaaatatacacatatttaccagatgttattgcgggtgtagcgaaatgcttgtgtgtgttATAGTTATGTTTCATATGTGTGTATTGTAGGTGTGTGAGAAGGACGGCTACTGTATGAACTGGTCGGTGAGGATGGTGCAGCAGGTGTGCCAGGTGTTCTTGTCGCCCTCAGACAGGTGGTCATTCATCCAGAgcgttgagaacatgttctcagaggTTACCATGGAGATGTACGAGGTTGTCATGGCAGGTGAGGACATGGCAGGGCAGGTGGTTCACTATGTTTGGTCCCAGATAGCCATATGGCCtttgtctgtactgtctgtaatctccctctctttcaggtAACCGTCATGAGGACATGGAGACCTTCCAGAGCCTCCTGAATGCCAGCGCTCACTTCCACACTGAGATAGTCTACATGTTCCTCAAGAAGGCTTGAGGACAGAGAAAGGAAAGTGAGGGGCTGAAGAAATAAAGGGTGAGGGGATAAGAGAtagaagaaaaggagagagtaGGGACACTGTCAGGGAAATGATGATCTGAAGGTTTGTGTTTGAGCAGATAGAGGGATATAAAAGGAGTGAAGGTAGCCCAAGACGATAGGGCAAA is a window from the Oncorhynchus tshawytscha isolate Ot180627B linkage group LG03, Otsh_v2.0, whole genome shotgun sequence genome containing:
- the LOC112224403 gene encoding F-box only protein 47: MAAVTRKFTMTQKFHRRRSRRQPYPVRTITTRSQGMASGCFFERLPAEVFDMVLDRLSVLEISVFSMVSKAISRYIVNHISTQTWRNRMILQKLRHCSSPSSPPKEDPATLGHYKALGLLFKRCTLLLPTKDRLKFIYSKFSQVPCFMMEQCTASTGCPFFSSYGVFLQTLIAGWDELECHRVFNFLCDFTNLPRKIELVVTGKPGACQRLELQIRGFCRQVLLEPWSSRRDTLFWLTRILQSWPMVSQARLLFILYGPRLPDGSLGWQEQLGAGVAQCSLWDLAKAVILLHSDLEARDWTTDTVLAILEELTVLPQAWHVESVARLLILCGNSLCYSILASKALNGRLFEISRLLVYLILVCEKDGYCMNWSVRMVQQVCQVFLSPSDRWSFIQSVENMFSEVTMEMYEVVMAGNRHEDMETFQSLLNASAHFHTEIVYMFLKKA